From the Prunus dulcis chromosome 4, ALMONDv2, whole genome shotgun sequence genome, one window contains:
- the LOC117625173 gene encoding uncharacterized protein LOC117625173: MKDLWDIFIQAEKRSKELEVELATYIEKLDNEECVTATMTVESTIQLNEIQNLKRRIAELEGKETRIDMEKIAKKKEIQGKYKAEIESLLSDPTIFEMEMDLPTKQPTQPLTQEASQPDATNPIPDPPKGTSLHDSIPIGLEQSSDEDEGQKKPTKKKLGWGQRKVWQKIPKADRERIEKHYLSTQPRDIFWAGLNSEKVTNHDLKDIVWDLELSQNVIEAYIQIEEDKIDPMQTGSPQYMSTWTWAYMQSFQEPFWHRALYEHLLEKLGKCSVLFFPIISKEEFHFTLLTFHKNERKWRHYNPLRSLGHRKEERCIDIARNFVNIVEGWLEYIRPQARVFIETKKKPTIVKQKEGPPTLVQKDLTPTEELTLNWIMQNPLQFPFEDDMECAQQTVSSLDCGMFVMFYMDKIAQGQPIPKSVDKKFMNEYRAQYVTKLLHHKNCVINRL; the protein is encoded by the exons atgaaggactTGTGGGATATATTTATCCAAGCAGAAAAGAGATCAAAGGAGCTGGAAGTGGAGTTGGCAACATACATAGAGAAATTAGATAATGAAGAATGTGTGACTGCCACCATGACAGTGGAATCTACAATTCAGcttaatgaaatacaaaatctgaaaaggaGGATTGCAGAATTGGAAGGCAAGGAAACTCGTATTGACATGGAGAAGATTGCCAAGAAAAAGGAGATTCAAGGAAAGTACAAGGCAGAAATTGAAAGCTTGTTGTCAGACCCAACAATCTTTGAAATGGAGATGGATCTGCCTACAAAACAACCAACACAACCa TTAACACAAGAGGCATCTCAGCCCGATGCCACAAATCCAATTCCCGATCCCCCAAAAGGAACGAGCCTTCATGATTCAATTCCTATAGGTCTGGAACAATCaagtgatgaagatgaaggacaaaaaaagccaacaaagaaaaaacttggATGGGGTCAGAGGAAGGTGTGGCAGAAAATTCCAAAGGCGGATAGGgaaagaattgaaaaacaCTACTTAAGTACTCAACCTCG TGATATCTTTTGGGCAGGACTCAATAGTGAGAAAGTGACAAACCATGATCTCAAAGATATTGTATGGGACCTGGAACTGTCACAAAAC GTTATTGAGGCCTATATCCAAATAGAGGAGGATAAAATAGACCCCATGCAGACAGGGAGTCCACAGTACATGTCCACATGGACTTGG GCTTACATGCAAAGCTTCCAAGAGCCATTTTGGCACAGGGCCCTGTATGAACACTTACTTGAAAAACTCGGGAAATGCAGTGTTCTTTTCTTCCCGATTATTTCAAAAGAAGAGTTCCACTTCACACTTCTCACATTTCACAAAAATGAACGAAAGTGGAGACACTACAATCCACTTAGATCGTTGGGacatagaaaagaagaaaggtgcATTGACATTGCTCGAAACTTT gttaatATTGTTGAAGGGTGGCTAGAATATATAAGACCTCAAGCACGAGTGTTcatagaaactaaaaaaaaaccaacaattgTGAAGCAAAAGGAAGGGCCCCCGACACTTGTACAAAAAGATTTGACTCCAACTGAAGAACTCACTCTCAATTGGATTATGCAAAATCcattgcagtttccatttGAGGATGACATGGAATGTGCTCAACAAACTGTATCTTC ATTGGATTGCGGCATGTTCGTCATGTTCTATATGGATAAAATAGCACAAGGACAGCCCATTCCAAAAAGCGTGGACAAGAAATTCATGAATGAATATCGAGCACAATATGTCACAAAACTCCTACACCACAAAAACTGTGTAATTAATCGTCTCTAG
- the LOC117624269 gene encoding probable LRR receptor-like serine/threonine-protein kinase At1g56130 — translation MIDSRRMLKQPWHLSVSVAFFSSLCFWFQVSMAQNATTDPSEVRALNSIFEQWDTQAVPGLWNISGDPCSGSAVNGTDFEDPANNPAIICDCTYEKSTTCHITQLRVYALNKRGVFPQEFVALRYLTVLKIDQNYFTGPLPAFIGNMSALTSLSIAINSFSGPIPKELGNLTELTTLSFGSNNFSGTLPPELGNLVKLEQWYMDSCGLSGEIPSTFAKLINMQILWASDIAFSGKIPAFIGNWTKLTVLRFQGNSFEGPIPTSFSQLTSLNTLRISDISNVSSSLDFIRNLKNLTDLVLRNALINGSIPSDIGEYEGLQILNLGFNNLTGQLPSSLFNMSSLTYLFLGNNSLSGPLPSQKSNRLQTIDLSYNYLSGSFPQWVTTISQLNLVVNNFTFGSSNITLPGLNCLQRNFPCNRDTPRYANFSIKCGGPQMRGSDGILYEAEDSALGPATFNVTSTQKWAVSNVGLFSDRKNPSFVETTLTQVTGTDVTPELFQTSRLSPGSLRYYGLGLQNGPYTVTLQFAETVYASRATQTWQSLGRRVFDIYIQGNLRWKDFDISKEAGGVNRAVGKPFKVNVSENYLDIHLFWAGKGTCCIPEQGDYGPLISTVHAASDFTPTVSGLPPTTPGKKSRIGLIVGIAVPVGAVSLLLLFGVLYIRRKKSEKDDDEDLLGLGPRPNTFSYAELRAATEDFNPSNKLGEGGYGPVYKGTVSDGRVVAVKQLSVASHQGKSQFVTEIATISAVQHRNLVKLYGCCIEGTQRILVYEYLENKSLDQALFGRNELHLDWPTRFNILLGTARGLAYLHEESRPRIVHRDVKASNILLDAELSPKISDFGLAKLYDDEKTHISTRVAGTIGYLAPEYAMRGHLTEKADVFGFGVVALEILSGRPNSDNNLDREKIYLLEWAWTLHENDQSLGLLDPRLTEFDEKEATRLIKAALLCTQASPMMRPSMSRVVAMLSGDIEASTVISKPSYLTDWDFKDVTTSSFLLDNDTPSTESNVHPNHQPEGTTTSASPGIDLSPSPVNVTESMLTGIIGEGR, via the exons ATGATCGATTCCAGGAGGATGTTGAAGCAACCATGGCATCTTTCAGTGTCCGTTGCCTTCTTTTCCAGCCTGTGCTTCTGGTTTCAGGTGTCCATGGCTCAAAATGCCACTACCGATCCATCTGAAG TGAGGGCGTTGAACTCAATATTCGAGCAATGGGACACGCAAGCCGTGCCGGGGCTGTGGAATATCAGTGGAGATCCATGCAGTGGATCTGCCGTTAATGGAACCGACTTTGAGGATCCAGCTAATAATCCAGCCATCATTTGTGATTGTACTTATGAAAAAAGTACTACCTGCCACATCACCCAACT gAGAGTTTATGCTCTGAACAAACGAGGGGTGTTTCCACAAGAATTTGTGGCTTTAAGATATCTGACCGTTTT GAAAATTGATCAGAATTATTTCACCGGTCCCCTACCAGCGTTCATCGGCAATATGTCCGCATTGACGTCATT GTCAATTGCCATCAATTCATTCTCTGGGCCCATCCCCAAGGAGCTTGGAAACCTTACGGAGCTAACTACGCT GTCCTTTGGATCAAATAATTTCTCCGGAACACTCCCTCCAGAACTTGGTAACTTAGTCAAGCTCGAGCAATG GTACATGGACAGCTGTGGACTTAGTGGGGAAATTCCTTCAACATTTGCTAAGCTCATCAACATGCAAATCCT CTGGGCATCAGACATTGCTTTCTCAGGAAAGATACCTGCTTTCATTGGGAATTGGACAAAACTGACTGTTTT GAGATTTCAAGGGAACTCTTTTGAAGGTCCAATACCAACCAGTTTTTCTCAACTGACTTCATTGAACACTCT GCGAATCAGTGATATATCTAATGTGAGCTCCTCTCTTGATTTTATAAGAAATTTGAAGAACTTGACCGATTT AGTTCTACGGAATGCGTTAATCAATGGTAGCATTCCTTCTGATATTGGAGAATATGAAGGTTTACAGATACT GAATCTGGGTTTCAACAATTTAACAGGCCAACTCCCAAGTTCTTTGTTCAACATGAGTTCTCTTACATACTT GTTTCTTGGAAACAATAGCCTGTCTGGACCTCTTCCAAGCCAAAAGAGCAATCGACTTCAGACTAT TGATTTGTCTTACAACTATTTATCAGGAAGCTTTCCCCAATGGGTAACCACAATATCACAACT GAACTTAGTGGTCAACAACTTCACATTTGGGAGTTCAAACATAAC TCTTCCTGGATTGAATTGCCTCCAGAGGAATTTTCCATGCAATCGAGATACCCCTCGAT ATGCAAACTTCTCAATCAAGTGCGGAGGACCACAAATGAGAGGAAGTGATGGCATATTGTATGAAGCTGAAGACTCAGCTCTTGGCCCAGCAACATTTAATGTAACCAGTACACAGAAATGGGCTGTTAGCAATGTGGGTTTGTTTTCTGACAGAAAGAATCCATCATTTGTGGAAACCACCCTTACGCAAGTCACCGGTACAGATGTGACCCCAGAGCTTTTCCAGACTTCAAGACTGTCCCCAGGTTCACTTAGATACTATGGCCTGGGACTTCAGAATGGACCTTATACCGTAACGTTGCAATTTGCAGAAACGGTTTATGCTAGCCGTGCTACACAAACTTGGCAAAGTTTAGGAAGGCGTGTATTTGATATCTATATTCAA GGGAACCTCAGATGGAAGGACTTCGACATATCGAAGGAGGCAGGTGGGGTTAACAGAGCAGTTGGGAAACCCTTCAAGGTTAATGTGTCAGAGAATTACCTAGATATTCATCTGTTCTGGGCTGGTAAGGGAACATGTTGCATACCTGAACAAGGTGATTACGGCCCGCTAATATCGACTGTCCATGCTGCTTCAG ATTTTACACCGACTGTTTCTGGGCTTCCACCAACTACTCCAGGAAAGAAGAGTAGGATTGGGTTGATAGTTGGTATTGCAGTCCCTGTTGGGGCTGTGAGCTTGCTATTATTATTTGGAGTTCTATATataaggagaaaaaaatcagaaaaagatGACGATGAAG ATCTTCTAGGATTAGGCCCCCGACCAAATACTTTCAGTTATGCTGAGTTGAGAGCTGCAACAGAAGATTTTAATCCTTCAAATAAGCTAGGAGAGGGAGGATATGGACCTGTTTATAAG GGTACAGTATCTGATGGGAGGGTAGTGGCTGTGAAGCAACTTTCAGTAGCATCTCACCAAGGGAAGAGTCAATTTGTAACCGAGATTGCTACAATATCTGCAGTCCAACATCGCAATCTAGTGAAATTGTATGGATGCTGCATCGAAGGAACCCAGCGCATTTTGGTTTATGAGTATCTTGAAAACAAGAGCCTTGATCAGGCACTTTTTG GAAGAAATGAATTGCACCTTGACTGGCCTACCCGCTTCAATATATTGTTGGGAACAGCAAGAGGACTTGCTTACCTTCATGAGGAGTCAAGGCCCAGGATTGTACATCGAGATGTCAAAGCCAGTAATATTTTGCTCGATGCAGAACTCTCCCCAAAAATATCAGATTTTGGATTGGCAAAGCTTTATGATGACGAAAAAACCCACATTAGCACCCGGGTTGCAGGGACAAT AGGTTATTTGGCGCCAGAGTATGCAATGCGTGGACATCTGACAGAAAAGGCTGATGTTTTTGGTTTCGGGGTTGTTGCTTTGGAGATCCTCAGCGGGAGGCCAAACTCAGACAACAACTTGGATCGTGAAAAGATTTATCTTCTTGAATGG GCATGGACTCTACATGAAAACGACCAGAGTTTGGGGCTGTTGGATCCGAGATTGACAGAGTTTGATGAAAAGGAAGCAACTAGATTGATAAAAGCAGCTCTCCTCTGCACTCAGGCATCACCAATGATGAGGCCATCGATGTCACGCGTAGTGGCAATGCTCTCTGGAGATATTGAAGCAAGCACTGTTATTTCAAAGCCAAGTTATTTGACAGATTGGGATTTCAAAGATGTAACCACAAGTAGCTTTTTGTTGGATAATGATACCCCATCAACTGAGAGCAATGTTCATCCCAACCATCAGCCTGAAGGGACCACAACTAGTGCTAGCCCCGGGATTGACCTTTCGCCGTCTCCGGTAAATGTCACTGAATCAATGCTCACTGGCATTATAGGAGAAGGCAGGTGA
- the LOC117625174 gene encoding uncharacterized protein LOC117625174 produces the protein MAQKSKPKPKPNYDRKAKHPDYVQFRCNAYAFNNIIRDIKDKLNERQKKLLKKTPFWNLIKLFYHQRIDMNNMNKSDLDLVQLLKTFDPDTKSFKFGTKSFQITGNAVTQILGLPNEGKSVKLVNDRYTATFRTRHFGEKGKPSKNQVEAELQKTIALANQPKKEKAKTEQKKKTNKGKEKKEAEEEEEEEVDYDKEVVSLILILLCMTFLFANSSSTLHWKLFEHCVNLDTLSSYSWARAVSAYMNESLTAKAKAKAKAKKGGEASIGAVSGCTILILFLLCERTNIIQPILGKEKETPAILKWSLVELHTRFNQIKDLNDIEGIFKTPKKQKTTREEEDNVEKSGL, from the exons ATGGCTCAAAAGAGTAAaccaaagccaaagccaaactATGATCGGAAAGCAAAGCACCCGGACTATGTCCAATTTCGGTGCAATGCCTATGCTTTCAACAACATCATTAGAGACATAAAGGACAAGCTCAATGAAAGGCAGAAGAAGCTTCTCAAGAAAACCCCTTTCTGGAACTTGATCAAGCTGTTTTACCACCAAAGAATCGACATGAATAACATGAATAAGTCGGACCTTGACTTAGTACAGCTGCTCAAGACATTTGATCCGGATACAAAGTCCTTCAAATTTGGAACCAAATCATTCCAAATCACAGGCAATGCAGTGACACAGATTCTAGGACTGCCAAATGAAGGCAAATCTGTCAAACTTGTCAATGATAGGTACACTGCTACCTTCAGAACAAGGCACTTTGGAGAAAAGGGAAAACCATCAAAAAACCAGGTAGAAGCAGAATTACAAAAGACAATTGCCTTGGCAAACCAAccgaagaaagaaaaggcaaagacagagcaaaagaaaaaaacgaacaaaggaaaagaaaagaaagaagctgaagaagaagaagaagaagaagtcgaTTACGACAAGGAGGTGGTCAGCCTAATATTGATTCTGCTGTGCATGACATTCCTTTTTGCCAACTCTTCATCGACTTTGCATTGGAAATTATTTGAGCACTGTGTGAATCTAGACACACTTTCAAGCTATTCGTGGGCAAGAGCTGTTTCAGCCTACATGAATGAATCCTTGAccgcaaaagcaaaagcaaaagcaaaagcaaagaagGGAGGAGAAGCCTCTATAGGAGCTGTTTCGGGTTGCACTATCCTAATATTG TTTCTACTGTGTGAGAGGACAAACATCATACAACCAATCCTTGGCAAGGAGAAAGAAACTCCTGCCATTCTTAAATGGAGTCTTGTGGAACTCCACACAAGATTCAACCAAATAAAGGACTTGAATGACATCGAG GGTATTTTTAAAACtcctaaaaagcaaaaaactaCCAGGGAAGAGGAAGATAATGTTGAGAAG TCTGGTTTATAG
- the LOC117624272 gene encoding acyl-coenzyme A thioesterase 13, whose protein sequence is MKKEGNEETSMESVKKFLEKEGEMAISMDGLPDKFFEPFIMKGIQVDLLEPGRIVCSFKVPPRLLNGGNFMHGGATATLVDLIGSAAILTVGTPSVGVSVEINVSYLDSAYPGEEVEVEAKALRVGKAVGVASVELRKKKTGKIIAQGRHTKYLALASKL, encoded by the coding sequence atgaagaaagaaggaaatgaGGAAACAAGTATGGAGTCAGTGAAGAAGTTCTTGGAGAAAGAAGGTGAAATGGCAATCTCCATGGATGGGCTGCCAGATAAGTTCTTTGAGCCCTTTATCATGAAAGGCATTCAAGTTGATCTCCTTGAACCCGGTCGTATTGTTTGCTCCTTCAAAGTACCCCCTCGTTTGCTGAATGGAGGCAATTTTATGCATGGTGGAGCCACAGCAACCCTTGTGGATTTGATAGGGTCAGCTGCAATCCTCACCGTCGGAACTCCCAGCGTTGGAGTTTCAGTGGAGATCAATGTTTCATACTTGGATTCTGCTTACCCTGGtgaggaagttgaggttgagGCCAAGGCTTTACGAGTTGGGAAGGCTGTTGGTGTTGCCAGTGTTGAgttaaggaagaagaagacaggCAAAATTATAGCTCAGGGCCGTCATACCAAGTATCTTGCTCTCGCTAGCAAACTCTGA
- the LOC117625172 gene encoding uncharacterized protein LOC117625172 → MEVCVIAKCTYKSETIMFSVSSESSMVDILKTLCLRFRGLQLGCFTLRYSVPSYPSCFLETDSDLDLMRTFLLISNEKTVDILVKDLCGISEYSGDFCVNKELIACEKGESSCSSTVEDRNEFLGRSKRASAKPLLSNEWETYIHHVGQKFDGGAEEFRLKLCKYALEVGFNFLYAGNDKKRVVVVCSNKKLEGCSWRVYASRCEATGSFVIRMLNNVHTCAGRIRESKSKMMRSRVVSSLIVDRIRAKPELKPIEIIHEFKDYYGIDISYYHAWFGKELAKLDVHGDESKSFNELVWYTDAVKETNTGSLCTLDCEAGINRFRRFFVSFGGCIVGFQYCIPLLFIDATFLKSKYKGQLLCALGKNGNQAFGVVDSETEENWTWFLQHLASILLPMGRVVTFFSDRNQGLLNAMGFVFPGWPHSYCYYHLKQNLISKYPKSGYGKLLQDRVINLFSRCAYTVTEEEFKVAMEELVIVGSSKVKAFISDLSRDHYANAFFKGMRYGEMANSLEESFNNWVGVFRDLPVLPLIEGIRQKLMVLNSQRRFEAEKWTTVLCPEMETRLCENAEAGRTWAVRRSNSTVFEVFADYSVMVDLEQRTCSFRLWQIDGFPCTHAVAAILAKRDSVYDYVECYYKTDFFQKAYESPIFPIPDIGKGLGSNGSAVGVVLPPITKRPAGRPPTKRIKVFGEFKRPLKCSR, encoded by the exons ATGGAGGTGTGTGTCATTGCCAAGTGCACATATAAGTCGGAAACCATCATGTTTTCAGTTTCATCAGAGTCATCCATGGTTGATATTTTGAAGACTTTGTGTCTGaggtttaggggtttgcaGTTGGGTTGTTTCACATTACGGTATTCGGTGCCCAGTTATCCGAGTTGTTTTCTAGAAACGGATAGCGATTTGGACTTGATGAGgacatttttgttgatatcaAATGAGAAGACTGTTGATATTTTAGTGAAGGATTTATGCGGGATCAGCGAATATAGTGGTGATTTTTGTGTAAATAAGGAGTTGATAGCATGTGAAAAGGGCGAGTCGTCGTGTTCTAGTACTGTCGAAGACAGAAACGAGTTTTTGGGCAGGTCGAAGAGAGCAAGTGCTAAGCCTTTGTTGTCAAATGAGTGGGAGACATACATACATCATGTGGGGCAGAAGTTTGACGGGGGTGCAGAGGAGTTCCGGTTGAAATTGTGCAAGTACGCTCTTGAAGtaggatttaattttttatatgccGGCAATGACAAGAAGCGGGTGGTTGTTGTTTGTTCGAATAAGAAATTGGAGGGTTGCAGCTGGCGTGTTTATGCTTCTCGTTGTGAAGCTactggcagttttgtaattcgGATGTTAAATAATGTTCATACATGTGCGGGTCGGATACGGGAATCAAAGAGTAAGATGATGAGGTCTCGTGTGGTGTCCTCCCTCATTGTGGACAGAATTCGTGCAAAACCAGAGCTGAAGCCAATTGAGATTATACACGAGTTCAAAGATTATTATGGTATAGACATTTCATACTACCACGCATGGTTTGGCAAAGAGTTAGCTAAATTGGACGTTCACGGTGATGAGTCGAAGTCCTTCAACGAGTTAGTGTGGTATACGGACGCGGTAAAGGAAACTAACACTGGTTCTCTCTGCACTCTTGATTGTGAAGCTGGAATTAATCGCTTTCGACGGTTTTTTGTGTCTTTTGGCGGTTGCATTGTTGGATTTCAATATTGCATACCCTTGTTGTTCATTGATGCTACGTTTTTGAAGAGCAAGTACAAGGGGCAGCTTCTCTGTGCTTTGGGAAAGAATGGAAATCAAG CTTTTGGAGTTGTTGATTCTGAGACAGAGGAGAATTGGACTTGGTTTCTTCAACATTTGGCTTCTATATTGCTACCGATGGGGAGAGTGGTGACCTTTTTCTCGGACCGCAATCAAGGTTTGTTAAATGCAATGGGGTTTGTGTTTCCCGGATGGCCTCATTCTTACTGTTATTATCACCTCAAACAGAATTTGATATCAAAGTACCCAAAGTCAGGTTATGGGAAACTGCTCCAAGACCGTGTTATCAATTTATTTAGTAGATGCGCATATACTGTTACGGAGGAAGAGTTTAAGGTAGCAATGGAGGAGTTGGTGATTGTTGGGAGTTCGAAAGTGAAGGCATTTATATCTGATTTGTCTAGAGATCACTATGCCAACGCATTTTTCAAAGGAATGCGTTATGGGGAGATGGCAAACAGTTTAGAGGAGTCCTTTAATAATTGGGTTGGTGTGTTTCGAGATTTGCCGGTGCTACCTTTGATAGAAGGGATTCGACAGAAATTGATGGTATTGAATTCTCAACGACGATTTGAAGCGGAGAAGTGGACAACCGTTTTGTGTCCGGAGATGGAAACTAGACTCTGTGAAAATGCGGAGGCCGGTAGGACTTGGGCAGTTCGTCGTTCTAATTCCACTGTTTTTGAAGTATTTGCTGATTATTCTGTGATGGTTGATCTCGAGCAAAGGACTTGTTCTTTCCGTCTTTGGCAAATTGACGGTTTTCCTTGCACACATGCGGTGGCTGCAATCCTAGCAAAGAGAGATTCAGTTTATGATTACGTGGAGTGTTACTACAAAACCGACTTCTTTCAAAAAGCCTATGAGAGTCCTATTTTTCCTATTCCAGATATTGGGAAAGGATTGGGCAGCAATGGTTCTGCAGTTGGAGTTGTGCTTCCGCCAATTACAAAGAGGCCAGCCGGAAGACCACCAACAAAGAGGATCaaagtttttggtgaatttaaaAGGCCATTGAAATGCAGTCGGTGA